One genomic region from Pseudorca crassidens isolate mPseCra1 chromosome 11, mPseCra1.hap1, whole genome shotgun sequence encodes:
- the FGF23 gene encoding fibroblast growth factor 23 has product MLGACLGLWVCTLACAVHAYPNTSPLLGSSWGGLTHLYTATARNSYHLQIHRDGHVDGSPQQTIYSALMIRSEDAGFVVITGVVSRRYLCMDFRGNIFGSHHFSPESCRFRQRTLENGYDVYHSPQHRFLVSLGRAKRAFLPGTNPPPYAQFLSRRNEIPLLHFATARPRRHTRSAHDGGDPLSVLKPRARATPAPASCSQERPSAEDSGPAASDPLGVLRGHRLDARAGPGGAERCRPFPSFA; this is encoded by the exons ATGCTGGGGGCCTGCCTGGGCCTCTGGGTCTGCACCCTGGCCTGTGCGGTCCACGCCTATCCCAACACCTCCCCGCTGCTGGGCTCCAGCTGGGGCGGCCTGACCCACCTGTACACGGCCACGGCCAGAAACAGCTACCACCTGCAGATCCACAGGGACGGCCACGTGGATGGCTCACCCCAGCAGACCATCTACA GTGCCCTGATGATCAGATCTGAGGATGCGGGATTCGTGGTGATTACAGGGGTGGTGAGCCGGAGATATCTCTGCATGGACTTCAGAGGCAACATTTTTGGATCT CATCACTTCAGCCCCGAGAGCTGCAGGTTCCGGCAGCGGACGCTGGAGAACGGCTACGACGTGTACCACTCGCCGCAGCACCGCTTCCTCGTCAGCCTGGGTCGGGCCAAGCGGGCCTTCCTGCCGGGCACCAACCCGCCCCCGTACGCGCAGTTCCTGTCGCGCAGGAACGAGATCCCGCTGCTGCACTTCGCCACCGCGCGGCCCCGGCGCCACACGCGCAGCGCGCACGACGGCGGGGACCCGCTGAGCGTGCTCAAGCCGCGCGCCCGCGCCACGCCCGCGCCCGCCTCCTGCTCGCAAGAGCGGCCCAGCGCCGAGGACAGCGGCCCTGCGGCCAGCGACCCGCTGGGGGTGCTCCGCGGCCACCGGCTGGACGCGCGCGCCGGGCCGGGGGGCGCCGAGCGCTGCCGGCCCTTCCCCAGCTTCGCTTAG
- the TIGAR gene encoding fructose-2,6-bisphosphatase TIGAR isoform X2, which produces MEKQDLTRRKSFKTVHGILEKSKFCKDMTVKYDSRLRERKYGVAEGSPLSELRAMAKAAGQECPGFTPPGGETLDQVKMRGKDFFEFLCQLILKEAGQNEQFSQEAPSDCLESSLAEIFPLGKNCTSTFNSDSGAPGLVASVLVVSHGAYMRSLLDYFLTDLKCSFPVTLSRSELTSVSPNTGMSVFIINCEKGEVKPTTQCVCVNLQGHLTGVTKVH; this is translated from the exons ACCGTGCATGGAATTTTGGAGAAGAGCAAATTTTGCAAAGATATGACAGTAAAGTATGATTCAAGACTTCGAGAAAGG AAATATGGGGTTGCAGAAGGCTCACCGCTGAGTGAGCTAAGGGCCATGGCCAAAGCAGCTGGGCAGGAGTGCCCTGGGTTCACACCGCCCGGAGGAGAGACCTTGGACCAG gtGAAGATGCGTGGAAAAGACTTCTTTGAATTTCTTTGTCAGCTGATCCTGAAAGAAGCAGGTCAGAATGAACAGTTTTCCCAAGAAGCCCCGAGCGACTGTCTGGAAAGTTCTTTGGCAGAGATATTTCCTTTAGGGAAAAACTGTACCTCCACGTTTAATTCGGACAGCGGCGCTCCAGGGTTAGTGGCCAGTGTCTTAGTTGTGAGTCACGGCGCCTACATGAGAAGCCTGTTGGATTATTTCCTGACCGACCTTAAGTGTTCCTTCCCGGTGACCCTGAGCAGGTCCGAACTCACATCAGTCAGCCCCAATACAGGGATGAGTGTCTTTATCATAAACTGtgagaaaggagaagtgaaaCCAACCacgcagtgtgtgtgtgtgaacctcCAGGGCCACCTGACCGGGGTGACCAAAGTTCACTAA